A stretch of the Fusarium musae strain F31 chromosome 2, whole genome shotgun sequence genome encodes the following:
- a CDS encoding hypothetical protein (EggNog:ENOG41) — protein sequence MGKTMNLITNISLAMNGGDYMKGAEWGCNFEREAFHKSATKTGYSQPFQEIYDQEMGNKIMEFFKRRQANEPTLQNSINVSAQAQAQAQAQAMMNMQMGRGIGQGPQQGFQSMQHPMQGGQMNQAQQQLPMNAGMNMGMPNQAGRGMGPGQQMVGMAGGQNRPQATSFPSDMARLSQQDRLKVSELAQKMFNTASEQQKQNTRVQLSQRISPTQMNELTASGKDPLMWFYQNQAFQVLKANMARIQQGQQPQGMGQNPNNNQAPMMQQQASQQGLRQQQGQMPQQGQQQHSMMNGNQGNNDYNSFAPNMDSIEKQQMNGLMAQQAGQMVVPASAGPNRNATPQPPMGQNAPNQQGPNQGQRPPQQQQQNMNLQQMKMSNQVSQQSQAQLQAQQIKQMQNQAGMAANMQPSQSPAMNTLNTPVSRPGNMNQGAGQGGVQFGDQRFNQGAQRPNNQTFQNMLASLPQEQRQIVSGLTPDKLNEVMQRWQSKRNEQMGLNNGGQLPPGQMGNRPPSQMNQMNPNGAGQMPVNMQQQQNGMPMNGNPQQIQMPRMAANQQLAMMDSMDLPPQVLSQLQNQIPPEVKKWAQLKMWLQQNNIPQQLRTQLVTVQQRQFQIALQRRASAMQQQQPGQPGQQLSPQQQGQPQQPGQNNVNPGMQAPGGPGPNPLQAGRPQMPVNIPAHILQVSPHEIATLRNRPQFAQASEEQLRNAILQMKRSSWASQQAQQMRNQQAQAQMVQARNGQGQQGMQTQMGVPPTQMQLQQPPQPNQAPQAQNISGASNMGPNNTAQQAAQKQPSVTPEQARNARPQPTNNRAQPPNPSPASAPKNLKRPSSDDAIDVPETAKAAPARPASQPNQPQQAQGPRMLTPQQIAQLTPEQRAKYEAMMRAQMNKAGQIPPQGASEILSRLKLLGQEEQRQSVKENDPEIPMSQQEYQETAEKLKKIVVDMSKIGRGLSRWYGLTRDDQRAKMFFRTRWRILKQFSDGEKMSVPKSVFTMRAVEIDQARNMLESMAKDLAASVYARGLNPANRQATPQNQNAQAVQQQQPFSQQQQSQPQPDQPTQPPGGQAAPANAENGRRNSQAQNTTPKGGNKGSRAPEAPTSARPPFQLAPHGNPTYVTPSRDINLQLPTGRKKQKTGQTPQGATPSPKISKKGSPELRRTSETQLPPKPVFLCKEPECEFSTTGYSTEQALQQHVYEEHTKPREDPLKFAQENLALALGLEPDGTIKREPGTEAAAMSLTNSKQGQTPVTMAATPVSITDAGMKRSASSMGKPQDKAGLKAGTTPKMADIKPVESTTVDPWANATIDTEMLVSNLGVERGYGFYDNPYYDLNALSYLTPRDTPDSVKDNGSSEPNSDLPEGAAIDMNADWHNMDTDLLLNMTNTLDASGVMGIDPSALFDPPSLQEPDWEDVKMDFSKPFQFDTSQHYYMATS from the exons ATGGGTAAGACCATGAACTT GATAACTAACATTTCTCTGGCCATGAACGGAGGAGACTACATGAAAGGGGCTGAATGGGGCTGCAACTTTGAGCGTGAAGCATTTCACAAATCTGCTACAAAG ACAGGTTACTCACAACCATTCCAGGAAATTTACGACCAGGAGATGGGTAATAAGATCATGGAATTCTTTAAGAGACGCCAGGCCAATGAACCCACACTCCAGAACAGTATCAATGTCAGCGCTCAAGCGcaggcacaagcacaagcacaagcgaTGATGAACATGCAGATGGGACGCGGCATAGGCCAAGGCCCACAGCAAGGCTTCCAGTCTATGCAGCACCCGATGCAAGGTGGCCAGATGAACCAAGCACAACAACAGTTGCCGATGAATGCCGGAATGAACATGGGCATGCCGAACCAAGCTGGTCGTGGGATGGGCCCCGGCCAGCAGATGGTAGGTATGGCTGGAGGTCAGAACCGACCTCAAGCAACTTCATTCCCTTCGGACATGGCACGGCTTTCGCAACAAGACAGACTCAAGGTTAGCGAGCTTGCACAAAAGATGTTTAACACTGCCTCGGAGcagcagaaacaaaacacCCGAGTGCAACTTTCTCAAAGGATATCCCCCACGCAGATGAACGAACTCACTGCCTCAGGCAAAGATCCTTTGATGTGGTTTTATCAGAACCAAGCCTTCCAAGTTCTTAAAGCGAATATGGCCCGAATTCAACAGGGCCAGCAGCCGCAAGGGATGGGACAGAATCCCAACAATAATCAAGCTCCCATGATGCAACAGCAGGCAAGTCAGCAAGGACTTCGCCAGCAGCAGGGTCAGATGCCTCAACAaggacagcagcagcatagTATGATGAATGGCAATCAGGGTAACAACGACTATAACTCCTTTGCGCCCAATATGGATAGCATCGAGAAACAGCAGATGAATGGTTTGATGGCTCAGCAAGCCGGTCAGATGGTAGTACCTGCCAGTGCCGGACCGAATCGAAACGCAACCCCCCAACCGCCGATGGGCCAGAACGCACCCAACCAGCAAGGTCCTAATCAAGGCCAGCGACCGccgcaacaacagcagcagaacaTGAATCTTCAGCAAATGAAGATGTCGAACCAAGTCTCGCAGCAGTCACAGGCACAACTGCAGGCACAGCAGATCAAGCAGATGCAAAACCAGGCCGGCATGGCTGCCAACATGCAGCCTTCCCAAAGTCCTGCAATGAACACCCTCAACACACCTGTTTCTCGGCCTGGCAACATGAACCAGGGTGCTGGACAGGGCGGTGTTCAGTTTGGGGACCAGCGTTTCAACCAAGGAGCACAACGGCCTAACAACCAGACTTTCCAGAACATGCTGGCAAGTCTACCGCAAGAGCAACGGCAGATTGTGAGCGGTCTGACTCCAGATAAGTTGAATGAGGTAATGCAACGTTGGCAGTCAAAGCGCAATGAGCAAATGGGCCTAAATAATGGTGGACAACTTCCTCCAGGGCAAATGGGGAACCGACCTCCAAGCCAAATGAACCAGATGAACCCTAACGGCGCTGGACAAATGCCAGTCaacatgcagcagcagcaaaatGGAATGCCTATGAATGGCAACCCGCAGCAAATACAGATGCCTCGGATGGCCGCGAACCAGCAGCTGGCTATGATGGACTCTATGGATTTACCTCCTCAAGTCCTCAGTCAGCTCCAGAACCAGATCCCCCCAGAGGTCAAGAAATGGGCACAGCTCAAGATGTGGCTTCAGCAAAACAACATTCCCCAGCAACTACGGACGCAACTGGTAACCGTTCAGCAAAGGCAGTTCCAAATTGCCCTTCAGCGACGCGCTAGTGCCatgcaacagcagcaaccgGGCCAGCCAGGACAGCAGCTTTCACCTCAACAGCAAGGCCAACCGCAGCAGCCAGGACAAAACAATGTCAACCCTGGCATGCAAGCGCCAGGTGGACCTGGACCCAATCCTCTCCAAGCAGGACGACCACAGATGCCAGTCAATATACCAGCACACATCCTGCAGGTTTCTCCGCACGAAATAGCCACACTTCGGAATAGACCTCAGTTCGCTCAAGCATCTGAAGAACAATTACGCAATGCGATTCtccagatgaagaggagttCCTGGGCGAGCCAGCAGGCACAGCAAATGCGAAATCAACAAGCCCAGGCTCAGATGGTGCAAGCTCGTAATGGTCAAGGCCAGCAAGGTATGCAGACACAGATGGGTGTTCCCCCGACACAaatgcagcttcaacaaccaCCCCAGCCAAACCAAGCACCGCAGGCCCAGAACATTTCAGGAGCCAGCAACATGGGGCCGAATAATACTGCTCAACAAGCGGCCCAGAAACAACCAAGCGTGACTCCAGAGCAAGCACGAAATGCTCGCCCGCAGCCTACCAACAACCGAGCACAGCCTCCAAACCCATCGCCAGCATCCGCCCCGAAGAATCTCAAGCGCCCGAGCAGCGACGATGCCATCGATGTACCCGAGACCGCAAAGGCAGCGCCCGCGAGACCAGCGTCACAGCCCAACCAGCCACAGCAGGCACAAGGCCCAAGAATGTTGACTCCTCAGCAAATTGCACAGCTCACACCAGAGCAGCGAGCCAAATATgaagcgatgatgagggcaCAGATGAACAAGGCAGGCCAGATCCCTCCTCAAGGTGCAAGCGAGATACTGTCGCGTCTTAAGTTACTCGGACAAGAGGAGCAACGACAATCTGTGAAAGAGAACGATCCTGAGATTCCGATGTCACAGCAGGAATACCAGGAGAcagctgagaagctcaagaaaaTTGTGGTTGATATGAGCAAGATCGGCCGTGGTTTGAGCAGATGGTATGGTCTCACGCGTGATGACCAAAGAGCGAAGATGTTCTTCCGAACT CGATGGAGGATTCTCAAGCAGTTCTCCGATGGCGAGAAGATGTCCGTGCCTAAAAGCGTGTTCACGATGCGAGCCGTGGAAATCGATCAGGCTCGAAATATGCTGGAGAGCATGGCGAAGGATCTCGCGGCGAGCGTGTATGCTAGAGGCCTGAATCCTGCTAACAGACAAGCCACACCCCAAAATCAGAATGCCCAGGCtgtccaacaacaacaaccattctctcaacagcagcagtctCAGCCCCAACCTGACCAGCCAACGCAACCTCCAGGAGGACAAGCAGCTCCCGCCAACGCCGAAAACGGTCGTCGCAACTCTCAAGCTCAGAATACTACTCCTAAGGGAGGCAACAAGGGCTCGCGGGCCCCAGAAGCTCCTACAAGCGCTCGGCCCCCCTTCCAGTTGGCTCCTCATGGCAACCCAACTTATGTCACACCGTCAAGGGATATCAACCTGCAGCTACCCACAGGAcgcaagaagcaaaagactgGACAGACTCCCCAGGGCGCTACCCCTTCGCCTAAAATTAGCAAGAAAGGATCCCCTGAGCTTCGAAGGACGTCCGAAACACAGTTGCCACCTAAGCCAGTCTTTCTTTGCAAGGAACCCGAGTGCGAGTTTTCCACCACTGGCTACAGCACTGAGCAAGCTCTTCAGCAGCATGTCTACGAGGAGCACACGAAGCCTCGAGAAGATCCTCTCAAGTTTGCCCAGGAGAACCTGGCCTTGGCCCTCGGACTCGAGCCCGATGGCACTATCAAGCGGGAGCCAGGTACTGAAGCCGCTGCAATGAGCTTGACCAACTCCAAGCAAGGCCAGACACCTGTCACTATGGCGGCAACACCTGTGTCTATCACGGATGCCGGCATGAAGCGATCAGCCAGCAGCATGGGTAAACCTCAAGACAAGGCCGGCCTCAAAGCTGGTACAACCCCCAAGATGGCGGATATCAAGCCGGTTGAATCGACAACAGTTGATCCTTGGGCCAACGCGACTATCGACACTGAGATGCTGGTGAGCAACCTTGGAGTTGAGCGCGGGTACGGATTTTACGATAACCCCTACTATGACCTCAACGCTCTTAGCTACTTGACACCCAGAGATACACCTGACTCGGTCAAGGATAATGGTAGCAGCGAGCCTAACAGCGATCTTCCAGAAGGTGCAGCCATCGACATGAATGCGGATTGGCATAACATGGATACAGATCTGCTTCTGAACATGACCAACACTTTGGACGCAAGCGGTGTAATGGGTATCGACCCTTCGGCCTTATTCGACCCGCCATCGTTGCAAGAACCGGACTGGGAAGATGTGAAGATGGACTTTTCGAAACCTTTCCAATTCGACACTAGCCAACATTACTATATGGCAACCTCATAA
- a CDS encoding hypothetical protein (EggNog:ENOG41), producing MEQSATSSSTSSPTKRRALAPLDSNALAAPKNLFKPALGHSPVKMAIEGRKRLLDIEGSAPAPKKACLGRDEDASERSASPDVSSVFDTSANDNSWATAATEHDTAAAPTTVQPTQQTATLTRQQIRQRAETLRLRLSLANYKVRTGQTTVPLSELQHRPLPRESPRVVRVQSPESASESKPEEESETRLRRDSIDSQQTEIMEEEDEEQS from the exons ATGGAGCAATCAGCTACATCATCCTCTACATCATCACCTACGAAGCGACGCGCCCTGGCTCCCTTGGATTCTAACGCGCTTGCTGCACCAAAGAACTTGTTCAAGCCTGCATTGGGTCATAGTCCTGTAAAGATGGCTATCGAGGGGCGCAAGAGGTTGCTCGATATCGAGGGTAGCGCGCCTGCTCCTAAGAAGGCGTGTCTGGGACGTGATGAG GACGCGTCTGAGAGGAGTGCCAGTCCTGATGTTAGCTCTGTCTTCGACACGTCTGCCAACGATAATTCATGGGCCACTGCTGCAACCGAGCATGATACAGCTGCAGCTCCTACAACAGTACAACCTACACAGCAGACTGCAACACTTACACGCCAACAAATAAGACAA AGAGCAGAAACACTTCGTCTCCGTCTGTCCCTCGCAAACTACAAAGTCCGCACAGGCCAAACAACCGTGCCCCTCTCCGAACTACAACATCGACCGTTACCCCGCGAGTCACCACGCGTCGTCCGCGTACAAAGCCCCGAGTCCGCCAGCGAGTCCAAGCCAGAGGAAGAGTCAGAGACAAGATTGCGAAGAGACTCGATAGATTCACAGCAGACGGAGAtcatggaggaggaagacgaggagcaAAGTTGA
- a CDS encoding hypothetical protein (MEROPS:MER0003374), producing MAPPQEALDFIEFVNESPTPYHAVQSASARFEKAGFKLIRERDSWASTLRPGGKYYLTRNASTIVAFTIGRKWRPGNPVAIIGAHTDSPCLRLKPVSKKSNVGYLQIGVETYGGGIWTSWFDRDLSIAGRVLVKEGDNFVSKLVKVDKPLVRIPTLAIHLHRQTNFDPNKETELFPIAGLVAAELNKGTKDEKPEEKKDDNEEDEEFRPLKVITERHHPQVLDVIAAEAGVEVSAIVDFELILYDTQKSCIGGLSDEFIFSPRLDNLGMTYCSVEGLIESVKDESSLEEDSTIRLIVCFDHEEIGSTSAQGANSNLLPSVIRRLSVLPGKDTASEGSYEAVHHDNEEATAYEQTLSRSFLVSADMAHSVHPNYAGKYESSHQPAMNGGTVIKINANQRYATNSPGIVLLQECARAAGVPLQLFVVRNDSPCGSTIGPGLAAALGMRTLDLGNPQLSMHSIRETGGTADVAYGIKLFKGFFENYGSLEPKILID from the exons ATGGCAcctcctcaagaagctctcgaCTTTATTGAGTTTGTCAATGAGTCGCCAACTC CTTATCATGCCGTTCAGTCCGCCTCGGCTCGCTTCGAAAAGGCCGGTTTCAAGCTTATCCGTGAGCGCGACTCTTGGGCTTCCACCCTCCGACCTGGCGGCAAATACTACCTCACCCGCAATGCTTCGACTATCGTAGCCTTCACTATCGGTCGAAAGTGGCGCCCTGGAAACCCTGTCGCCATCATTGGAGCCCATACCGACTCTCCCTGTCTACGACTGAAGCCCGTatccaagaagagcaacgtCGGTTACCTCCAGATTGGCGTTGAGACATATGGCGGTGGTATCTGGACCTCGTGGTTCGACCGTGACTTGAGTATTGCCGGCCGTGTCCTGGTCAAGGAGGGTGACAACTTTGTTTCAAAGCTCGTCAAGGTTGACAAGCCTTTGGTCAGAATCCCAACCCTCGCCATTCACCTCCACCGACAGACCAACTTCGACCCCAACAAGGAGACCGAGCTTTTCCCCATTGCAGGTCTTGTTGCAGCTGAGCTTAACAAGGGAACAAAGGATGAGAAgcccgaggagaagaaggatgacaatgaggaagatgaggagttCAGGCCACTCAAGGTCATCACTGAGAGACACCACCCTCAGGTCCTTGACGTTATTGCAGCTGAGGCAGGAGTCGAGGTCTCTGCGATTGTAGACTTTGAACTGATTCTCTACGATACTCAAAAGTCATGCATCGGTGGTCTTAGCGACGAGTTTATCTTTTCTCCTCGTCTCGATAACCTTGGCATGACATACTGCTCCGTAGAGGGACTTATCGAGTCCGTCAAGGATGAGTCCTCGCTCGAGGAAGACAGCACCATTCGATTGATCGTTTGCTTTGATCACGAAGAGATCGGCTCGACCTCAGCACAGGGTGCCAACTCCAACCTGTTGCCATCAGTCATCCGCCGTCTGTCTGTTCTTCCTGGAAAGGACACGGCCAGTGAAGGTAGCTATGAGGCTGTCCACCACGATAACGAGGAGGCTACAGCATACGAGCAGACTCTATCACGATCTTTCCTCGTATCTGCTGATATGGCCCACTCTGTGCATCCCAACTATGCTGGCAAATACGAGTCTTCGCATCAGCCAGCCATGAACGGCGGAACTGTTATCAAGATCAACGCCAACCAGCGCTACGCTACCAACTCCCCAGGAATAGTGCTCCTTCAGGAGTGTGCTCGTGCAGCTGGCGTTCCTCTCCAGCTCTTTGTCGTCCGCAACGATTCGCCTTGCGGTAGCACCATCGGACCCGGTCTCGCTGCCGCCCTTGGTATGAGGACTCTGGACCTCGGAAACCCACAGCTCAGCATGCACAGCATTCGTGAGACGGGGGGTACTGCCGATGTCGCCTACGGTATCAAGCTGTTCAAGGGATTCTTTGAGAACTATGGATCCCTGGAGCCCAAGATTCTCATCGATTAA